In one window of Methanococcoides methylutens DNA:
- a CDS encoding 4Fe-4S binding protein has product MVAIVNRDECVGCGVCVDDCPAEAISMDGDNIAVVDADKCTECGICVDSCPSEAISME; this is encoded by the coding sequence ATGGTAGCTATAGTTAACAGAGACGAATGTGTCGGATGCGGAGTATGTGTAGATGACTGCCCGGCCGAAGCAATATCAATGGACGGCGACAACATCGCTGTAGTAGATGCTGACAAATGTACTGAATGTGGTATATGTGTGGACTCCTGTCCATCCGAAGCAATTTCAATGGAATAA
- a CDS encoding ABC transporter ATP-binding protein yields the protein MILRVNNASYSYDGKKNVFENISFSLNKGETLCILGPNGIGKSTLIKCLGNVLNLSNGNAYIDGRDVSSMSRTEIAKKIGYVPQADQSVFPFSILDFVMLGRAPHLPFFSSPGEKDLKIAENAIVKVGISHLMDSSVTEISGGEKQLALIARALAQEPEILLLDEPTSHLDFGNQVRVLNLIDKLSSQGTSVIMSTHFPDHAFIGSKNVAIMLENNFIAQGTAEEVITKENMTLAYGIDVAIDHVSSVQRKVCLPL from the coding sequence ATGATCTTAAGAGTGAACAATGCTTCATATTCGTATGACGGGAAGAAGAATGTATTTGAGAACATATCTTTTTCTTTAAATAAAGGTGAAACCTTATGCATACTTGGTCCGAACGGGATAGGTAAATCAACCCTGATCAAATGCCTTGGCAACGTGCTGAATTTGAGTAATGGGAATGCATATATTGACGGCAGGGATGTCTCTTCGATGAGCAGAACAGAGATAGCTAAAAAGATAGGCTATGTCCCACAGGCAGATCAGTCGGTATTTCCCTTTTCCATTCTGGATTTTGTAATGCTTGGCAGAGCACCGCATCTTCCTTTTTTCTCCTCTCCGGGCGAAAAGGATCTTAAGATCGCGGAAAATGCCATCGTTAAAGTAGGCATTTCTCATCTGATGGATAGTTCTGTCACAGAAATAAGTGGTGGTGAAAAGCAACTGGCTTTGATCGCAAGGGCACTGGCTCAGGAACCGGAAATATTGCTCCTGGATGAACCGACATCCCATCTGGATTTTGGGAACCAGGTACGTGTTTTGAACCTTATTGACAAACTTTCTTCTCAGGGGACTTCTGTAATAATGAGCACACATTTCCCGGATCATGCTTTTATAGGTTCAAAAAATGTTGCCATAATGCTTGAGAATAATTTCATAGCTCAGGGGACTGCTGAAGAAGTAATAACAAAAGAGAACATGACACTTGCATATGGGATCGATGTTGCTATCGATCATGTTAGTTCCGTACAAAGGAAGGTCTGTCTCCCGCTCTGA
- the mpgP gene encoding mannosyl-3-phosphoglycerate phosphatase, producing the protein MILGYIIFTDLDGTLIDHDTYSYEAARPALNLLKQKDVPLIFCTSKTRAEIEVYVEELDCRHPFISENGGGIFIPKGYFDIDLKFDHRIGDYNVIELGTNYSNLKDALVEISKSAGIEIINFANMTTEEVSEDTGLDIHSAGLAKLREYDEVFRIIDETEEKASLMMELIRSAGYNHTRGGRYWHIIGNNDKGKAVRMLSDIYRKQFTDITTVGLGDSLNDLPMLGSVDIPVLVQKPGSLHDPSITDPKIKRVKGIGPIGWNNAVSEIIEKGSEI; encoded by the coding sequence ATGATCTTGGGGTATATTATATTTACAGATCTTGATGGCACTTTAATAGACCATGATACTTATTCTTATGAAGCAGCAAGGCCTGCGCTTAACCTGCTAAAACAAAAAGATGTACCTCTAATTTTCTGTACCAGCAAAACCCGTGCAGAGATCGAAGTCTATGTTGAGGAACTGGACTGTCGCCATCCCTTCATATCAGAGAATGGAGGAGGCATCTTCATACCGAAAGGATATTTTGATATTGATCTGAAGTTTGATCACAGGATCGGGGACTATAATGTCATAGAACTTGGAACCAACTATTCCAATCTAAAAGATGCCCTCGTGGAGATTAGCAAGAGCGCCGGTATTGAGATAATCAATTTCGCAAACATGACCACTGAAGAAGTAAGTGAGGATACAGGACTCGATATTCACTCTGCAGGACTTGCAAAGCTACGCGAGTATGACGAGGTCTTCCGGATAATTGATGAAACTGAAGAAAAAGCCTCCCTGATGATGGAACTTATAAGATCTGCAGGGTACAACCACACCAGAGGTGGCAGATACTGGCATATTATCGGGAACAACGATAAAGGCAAAGCTGTCAGGATGCTAAGTGACATCTACAGAAAGCAGTTCACTGATATCACTACAGTAGGTCTGGGCGATAGCCTGAATGACCTGCCAATGCTGGGATCTGTGGATATACCTGTTCTTGTACAAAAGCCGGGCAGCTTACACGACCCATCAATAACCGATCCGAAAATAAAGCGTGTAAAGGGTATCGGACCCATAGGGTGGAACAATGCAGTCAGCGAGATAATAGAGAAGGGGTCTGAAATTTAA
- a CDS encoding DUF6951 family protein, whose amino-acid sequence MTKITVDSTICGFTHTITGQLEGDKVIIDIDTPCEKIKEFSHMEVPTMEIFGIDDNYVIRKAKDAKCSSTCLIPCAVLHMCNLEAGFLSKNLAERSGSISIIFEP is encoded by the coding sequence ATGACAAAGATAACTGTCGATTCGACAATATGTGGATTTACCCATACGATTACCGGCCAGTTGGAAGGCGATAAGGTCATCATAGATATCGATACACCATGTGAAAAGATCAAGGAATTTTCCCACATGGAGGTCCCTACAATGGAGATATTCGGGATCGATGATAACTATGTCATCAGGAAAGCAAAGGATGCAAAATGCAGCTCTACTTGCCTGATCCCTTGTGCAGTACTTCACATGTGCAATCTTGAAGCAGGTTTCCTTTCAAAGAACCTGGCAGAGAGATCCGGAAGTATCAGTATAATTTTTGAACCGTGA
- a CDS encoding FecCD family ABC transporter permease — translation MVFLFGFSFFIGRYSIPPLTIMSSLVSHLVSLIVSLFVSVDPASSSNVDTVIFQVRLPRIIAAMLVGAGLSVSGASFQGLFRNPLVSPHILGVAAGAGFGACFGILISENIIMIQLMAFSFGLSAAFLSYGLSRFCRATVTLVLVLSGIIVGAVFTALTSLVKYVADPYDKLPEMVFWLMGSLSSVRFDDLVYVAPGMLVSMLILVLIGWRINILSLGEDEAKSLGIDTRKMTILVVICATLITTSAVSISGIIGWVGLVVPHIARMIVGPEHKKLLPMSIFLGASFLLVVDDLARSLMSIEIPLGVLTALIGAPFFAYLLQRKKVGWS, via the coding sequence ATGGTCTTTCTTTTTGGATTCTCCTTTTTCATTGGGAGGTATTCGATTCCTCCGCTTACTATAATGAGCAGCCTTGTTTCCCATTTGGTATCCCTGATCGTTTCGCTTTTTGTGTCGGTGGATCCTGCAAGCTCTTCAAATGTGGATACTGTAATATTTCAGGTCCGTCTTCCAAGGATCATTGCCGCCATGCTGGTAGGTGCTGGATTATCAGTATCTGGAGCTTCTTTCCAGGGGCTTTTCCGCAATCCGCTGGTTTCTCCCCATATTCTGGGTGTGGCAGCAGGTGCCGGGTTTGGCGCTTGTTTTGGTATCCTGATAAGTGAGAACATAATCATGATCCAATTAATGGCGTTTTCTTTTGGTTTATCTGCAGCTTTTCTGTCCTACGGTCTGAGCAGATTCTGCAGGGCAACGGTTACATTGGTCCTGGTGCTTTCAGGTATTATTGTAGGTGCGGTTTTCACTGCTTTGACATCCCTGGTAAAATATGTTGCAGATCCATACGACAAGCTTCCTGAGATGGTATTCTGGCTTATGGGAAGCCTGTCCTCTGTCCGGTTTGATGATCTTGTCTATGTAGCACCCGGGATGCTGGTCTCTATGCTTATCTTAGTTCTAATCGGATGGCGCATCAATATACTTTCTTTAGGAGAGGACGAGGCAAAATCATTGGGAATAGATACCCGGAAAATGACAATATTGGTTGTAATTTGTGCTACTCTGATCACCACTTCCGCAGTCAGTATAAGCGGGATCATTGGATGGGTTGGTCTTGTTGTGCCTCATATTGCAAGAATGATCGTCGGGCCTGAGCACAAAAAGCTTTTGCCAATGTCAATTTTCCTTGGTGCATCCTTCCTTTTGGTGGTGGACGATCTGGCAAGGAGTTTAATGAGTATAGAGATTCCCCTGGGAGTTCTTACGGCACTAATAGGAGCTCCGTTTTTTGCTTATCTTTTACAAAGAAAGAAGGTTGGTTGGTCATGA
- a CDS encoding glycoside hydrolase family 15 protein, producing the protein MNSLNLIEAEKLYENSVKILKNNQHEKGGFYASPPGTRYPFIYPRDHSVAILGCIDAEMLDEARRGLEFVLNSQKPLGEFSQRYDVDGNDASYKDLQIDGNGLVLFAMGKYFEATGGLFFESMADRTFVEKHWETVKKAVEFILMNKNEEVDLIHTVNSIHEYPAYEHGFEIYANSACCAGILAAVKMGEALGEDVANWKAEAEKIREAILTRMYSPRRRSFIKCIRVKEKSSNPIGYDAFASSVIDVDVVEYAPAYFELIDHHDIKNRYTVRRIHDRLWDKEIGGLNRYPEMWDRNNGGYGPWCHFTCQLANHYIAIDDQDMAEMYMGWVVDMAHNYLLPEHISTIERFEIWHEDYTNAKILRDSKLTMIEKVRNHPKWKDGMAYVTIPLIWPHAEYIRTYKSYIEKFG; encoded by the coding sequence GTGAATTCTTTGAACCTGATCGAAGCTGAAAAACTCTACGAGAACAGCGTAAAGATCCTGAAGAACAACCAGCATGAAAAAGGAGGATTTTATGCAAGTCCGCCAGGAACACGATATCCTTTTATCTACCCTCGAGACCACTCGGTGGCAATACTTGGCTGCATTGATGCCGAAATGCTGGACGAGGCCAGAAGGGGTCTTGAATTTGTCCTGAACTCCCAAAAGCCCCTGGGAGAATTTTCCCAGAGATATGATGTTGACGGAAATGACGCCAGCTACAAGGACCTGCAGATCGATGGGAACGGACTGGTCCTTTTTGCAATGGGAAAATATTTCGAAGCAACGGGCGGACTCTTCTTTGAATCGATGGCCGACAGGACTTTTGTGGAAAAGCACTGGGAAACTGTCAAGAAAGCCGTTGAGTTCATACTGATGAACAAGAACGAAGAGGTCGACCTGATCCATACCGTGAACAGCATCCACGAATATCCCGCCTACGAGCATGGTTTTGAGATCTATGCCAACTCTGCCTGTTGTGCAGGGATCCTCGCAGCAGTAAAAATGGGAGAAGCTCTTGGTGAAGATGTCGCCAACTGGAAAGCTGAGGCTGAAAAGATAAGGGAAGCCATTCTTACACGGATGTATAGCCCGCGTAGGCGCTCATTTATCAAATGTATCCGTGTAAAAGAGAAAAGCAGCAACCCTATCGGATATGATGCATTCGCCTCAAGCGTCATCGATGTGGATGTTGTGGAATACGCACCTGCATATTTTGAGCTCATCGATCACCATGACATAAAGAATCGTTATACTGTCAGGAGGATACATGATAGGCTCTGGGACAAAGAGATCGGAGGCTTGAACCGCTATCCGGAAATGTGGGACAGGAATAACGGAGGATATGGCCCATGGTGCCACTTCACCTGCCAGCTTGCAAACCATTATATTGCTATTGATGACCAGGATATGGCAGAGATGTATATGGGCTGGGTAGTGGATATGGCACACAACTACCTCCTGCCTGAACATATCTCAACAATTGAAAGGTTTGAGATATGGCATGAAGACTATACCAACGCAAAGATCCTCAGGGATAGTAAACTCACCATGATCGAGAAAGTGCGTAACCATCCAAAATGGAAAGACGGGATGGCATACGTAACGATACCCCTGATATGGCCTCATGCAGAGTATATCAGGACTTACAAGAGCTATATTGAGAAGTTTGGATAA
- the gpgS gene encoding glucosyl-3-phosphoglycerate synthase yields MDFYQEYITTIHDFSIDKERLIKRIHELKTRRPASLIIPILYEEVNNPPLKNIISNLNECTCLNQVVIALAAETEEEYVHVVEFFKELKTPHIVVWCDGPRAQHILFTMKKMGIDITSYKGKGKDVWLATGIATLDSYAIAYHDADIVTYSKDFPAKLLYPIVEPELNFFFNKGYYARINMETKTMHGRVFRLFVRPLLDTLQADSKADILRYLLAFRYTLAGEFAMTSDLAMNIRIPADWGLEVGLLAEVYRNTTTKKICQTDLGYYDHKHQDVGSNRSEGLCKMVGDIFTTFMRITTESTDNIISPSYLHGIHVKYKRLGQDLIRRYHADALCNGLCYNRHEEELYVDMFANVIRRSGEDYLEHPSDVLMPDWTRALSAMPDLREQLYEACLADEKEYCNK; encoded by the coding sequence ATGGATTTTTACCAAGAATATATTACGACAATTCATGATTTTAGTATCGATAAAGAAAGGCTTATCAAAAGAATACATGAACTTAAAACTCGCAGACCTGCATCACTCATCATTCCTATCTTGTATGAAGAGGTTAACAATCCCCCTCTTAAGAACATAATTTCCAATCTCAATGAGTGTACTTGCCTTAATCAGGTCGTTATCGCCCTTGCAGCTGAAACTGAAGAAGAATATGTTCATGTGGTGGAATTTTTCAAAGAATTGAAAACTCCTCACATTGTGGTATGGTGTGATGGCCCCAGAGCCCAGCACATTTTATTCACGATGAAAAAGATGGGGATCGATATTACTTCTTATAAGGGTAAAGGGAAAGATGTCTGGCTGGCTACGGGGATCGCCACCCTTGATTCCTATGCTATCGCTTATCATGATGCTGATATTGTCACTTATTCCAAGGATTTCCCGGCAAAGTTATTGTATCCTATTGTGGAACCGGAACTGAACTTCTTTTTCAATAAAGGCTATTATGCAAGGATAAATATGGAAACAAAGACCATGCATGGTCGTGTTTTCAGGCTTTTTGTACGTCCTTTGCTCGATACTTTACAGGCGGATTCCAAGGCTGACATACTTCGATATCTTCTTGCTTTCAGGTATACTCTTGCAGGTGAATTTGCTATGACAAGTGATCTTGCCATGAACATACGGATCCCTGCAGATTGGGGACTTGAAGTCGGTCTTCTTGCAGAGGTCTACAGAAACACAACAACTAAGAAGATCTGCCAGACTGATCTTGGTTACTATGATCATAAGCATCAGGATGTAGGTTCCAACAGATCAGAAGGTCTATGCAAAATGGTCGGTGATATCTTCACGACCTTTATGAGGATCACAACAGAATCCACGGATAATATAATTTCACCTTCTTACCTGCATGGTATCCATGTAAAATACAAGCGCCTCGGTCAGGACCTTATACGCAGGTATCATGCTGATGCCCTTTGCAATGGTCTGTGCTATAACAGGCATGAAGAAGAGCTATATGTTGATATGTTCGCAAATGTTATCAGGAGATCAGGTGAAGATTACCTTGAACATCCTTCAGATGTGCTCATGCCTGATTGGACCCGTGCCCTTTCAGCTATGCCGGACCTTCGTGAACAGCTATATGAAGCCTGTCTTGCTGATGAAAAGGAATATTGCAATAAGTGA
- a CDS encoding SdrD B-like domain-containing protein, whose amino-acid sequence MKTKQNLLICFGMSLILLIMSAGTAVAPTVTCTDVGIGDLVWEDLDGDGIKNAGEPGIAGVTVKLYECGATNPIATTTTDANGMYLFTGLAPGDYYVEFVAPVGYIFTPPDQGADDAMDSDADPTTGKTVCTNLESGETDLTWDAGMLGTTGIGDLVWEDLDRDGIKDTGEPGIASVTVELYECGGNAPIATTTTSSTGMYLFTGLAPSDYHVEFVAPAGYIFTPQDQGADDAMDSDADPTTGKTVCTNLGSGETDLTWDAGFYMIVTKINIDIKPGSFPNSINPNSKGVIPVAILSTDVFDATMVDPVTVVFGPNDVSPLRWATEDVDKDGDLDLVFHFRTQETGVEAGDTEATLTGETFDGTNIEGTDSVKIVPS is encoded by the coding sequence ATGAAAACTAAACAAAACTTGCTTATTTGTTTCGGAATGTCCTTGATATTACTAATAATGTCTGCAGGAACTGCTGTAGCTCCGACAGTTACTTGTACAGATGTTGGGATAGGCGATCTCGTATGGGAAGACCTCGACGGGGATGGCATAAAGAATGCAGGCGAGCCAGGTATTGCTGGTGTGACCGTTAAACTTTACGAGTGTGGAGCTACTAATCCTATTGCAACCACAACAACTGATGCAAATGGAATGTACCTGTTCACAGGTCTTGCACCTGGTGACTACTATGTTGAGTTTGTTGCTCCGGTTGGATACATCTTCACACCACCGGATCAGGGTGCTGACGATGCAATGGACAGTGATGCAGATCCAACCACAGGAAAGACTGTATGCACCAACCTTGAGTCAGGTGAGACCGATCTTACGTGGGATGCAGGAATGTTGGGTACAACTGGCATTGGTGATCTCGTATGGGAAGACCTCGACAGAGATGGCATAAAGGATACAGGCGAACCAGGTATTGCTAGTGTGACCGTTGAACTTTATGAGTGTGGAGGTAATGCTCCTATTGCAACCACAACAACGAGTTCTACTGGAATGTACCTGTTCACAGGTCTTGCACCAAGTGACTACCATGTTGAGTTTGTGGCTCCAGCTGGATACATCTTCACACCACAGGATCAGGGTGCTGACGATGCAATGGACAGTGATGCAGATCCAACCACAGGAAAGACTGTATGCACCAACCTTGGGTCAGGTGAGACCGATCTTACGTGGGATGCAGGATTTTATATGATAGTTACTAAAATCAATATTGATATCAAACCAGGTTCATTCCCAAATTCCATTAATCCAAATAGCAAAGGTGTTATTCCAGTTGCAATATTGAGTACAGACGTTTTTGATGCAACAATGGTAGATCCTGTGACCGTGGTATTTGGTCCGAATGATGTATCACCACTAAGGTGGGCAACTGAAGATGTCGATAAAGATGGAGATCTGGATCTGGTATTTCACTTTAGAACTCAGGAAACTGGAGTAGAAGCAGGGGATACAGAGGCAACTCTGACAGGTGAAACTTTTGATGGCACAAACATCGAAGGCACTGATTCAGTAAAAATTGTTCCTTCATAA
- a CDS encoding pyridoxal phosphate-dependent aminotransferase, with protein MSHPPASLSLSERSMNIPPFYVMEVLESAQKLEQAGRDIIHLEIGEPDFPTAPHICEAANQSLASCNTRYTHSLGLPELRSAIVDDYNNRFGLDLVPEQVLVTSGTSPALMLTFMALLDQGDGVLMSNPHYACYPNFVSALGCQSNFAYTSEENGFGLTPELVSENLDADTSAILINSPSNPTGYVMSSGEMQGIAEIAENKGNIPIISDEIYQGLIYGGKDHSILEYTDNAFVLNGFSKKYCMTGWRLGYMIAPLDCMRVLQKLQQNFFICANSFVQEAGIAALRGPQDHVGEMVATYDERRKHMLKRLKDIGFRVGYEPMGAFYVLADASEFGTDSLEMSRTILNEAGVAVTPGIDFGDGAQGYIRFSYANSLENIEEGMKRLDTFLNG; from the coding sequence ATGTCACATCCACCTGCCTCTTTATCATTATCTGAAAGATCCATGAACATACCTCCTTTCTATGTCATGGAGGTGCTGGAAAGTGCCCAGAAGCTGGAACAAGCCGGCAGGGATATAATCCATCTTGAGATAGGCGAGCCTGATTTCCCAACAGCACCTCACATTTGTGAGGCAGCAAACCAATCCCTTGCATCCTGCAATACCCGCTATACTCACAGTCTGGGCCTGCCTGAACTGAGAAGTGCCATCGTGGATGATTATAACAACCGCTTCGGGCTGGACCTTGTTCCTGAGCAGGTCCTTGTGACATCCGGAACAAGCCCTGCATTGATGCTAACCTTCATGGCATTGCTGGACCAGGGTGATGGAGTCCTGATGTCAAATCCACATTATGCATGCTATCCCAACTTCGTCAGTGCTCTTGGTTGCCAATCAAATTTTGCATACACCTCCGAAGAGAATGGATTTGGCCTGACGCCGGAGCTTGTTTCTGAGAACCTTGATGCTGATACCAGTGCGATCCTGATCAACAGCCCTTCAAACCCAACGGGCTATGTTATGTCATCAGGAGAGATGCAGGGAATCGCAGAGATAGCAGAAAATAAAGGCAATATCCCGATAATCTCTGATGAGATCTATCAGGGTCTTATCTATGGTGGAAAAGACCACAGCATTCTGGAATACACTGACAATGCCTTTGTACTCAATGGATTTTCCAAGAAATACTGTATGACAGGTTGGCGTCTTGGATACATGATCGCACCTCTTGATTGCATGAGGGTGCTGCAAAAGCTCCAGCAGAACTTCTTCATATGTGCCAACAGCTTTGTGCAGGAGGCAGGTATTGCTGCACTTCGTGGTCCGCAGGACCATGTTGGTGAAATGGTGGCCACATATGACGAACGCAGGAAACACATGCTGAAGAGACTGAAGGACATCGGTTTCAGAGTTGGATACGAACCAATGGGGGCGTTCTATGTGCTTGCTGATGCCAGTGAGTTCGGGACAGATTCCCTGGAAATGAGTCGTACAATATTGAATGAAGCAGGCGTGGCAGTCACACCGGGAATTGATTTCGGTGATGGTGCGCAAGGGTATATAAGGTTCTCGTATGCTAATAGTTTGGAGAATATTGAAGAGGGAATGAAGAGGCTCGATACTTTCCTGAATGGGTGA
- a CDS encoding CDGSH iron-sulfur domain-containing protein, with product MEKEVRPSIKVSKNGPYIVKDLKTLRNSKGVFIETKPAMALCRCGGSANMPFCDGTHVKNDFSGEKEKDRVPDRVDTYVGKHITIHRNRDVCSHVGHCVRNLPSVFRKGEEPWADPDAADPEEIAKLIRTCPSGALSYTVNGKLYKDYSHGPEIFVLNDGPYNVTGVSLDDPDDSVPETQDHYALCRCGASGNKPFCDGQHSNAKFKDRKN from the coding sequence GTGGAGAAAGAAGTCAGGCCTTCAATAAAAGTATCAAAAAATGGACCATATATTGTGAAAGATCTTAAAACACTCAGGAATTCAAAGGGTGTTTTCATCGAGACAAAACCTGCTATGGCACTTTGCAGATGTGGAGGGTCGGCAAATATGCCATTTTGTGATGGAACACATGTAAAGAACGATTTTTCCGGAGAAAAAGAAAAAGACCGTGTTCCCGACAGGGTTGATACTTACGTCGGAAAACATATTACCATTCATCGTAACAGGGATGTGTGTTCTCACGTAGGCCATTGTGTTCGTAATCTACCTTCTGTTTTCAGAAAGGGTGAAGAACCCTGGGCAGATCCGGATGCTGCTGATCCGGAAGAGATAGCAAAACTCATCAGGACCTGTCCTTCTGGCGCATTGAGCTATACTGTTAATGGAAAATTGTATAAGGATTATTCACATGGCCCGGAAATTTTTGTTCTGAATGATGGACCTTACAATGTTACAGGAGTCAGTCTTGATGATCCTGATGATTCAGTACCTGAAACCCAGGACCATTATGCTCTCTGCAGATGCGGTGCGTCTGGAAATAAACCATTCTGTGATGGCCAGCACTCCAATGCTAAATTTAAGGACAGGAAGAATTGA